AAAGCTTCCTGCACCACATCCTCGGCATCGGCGACTGATCCGAGCATCCGATAGGCCACGCGCGTGAGGCGGGGACGCAGCGGGTCGAAGCGCACCGCCGCGTCCTCCTGCGTCCCCCGCTCCATCAGGCCGCTGCCTTCATCGGCATGTCATACCAAAGGTTGAAGCCGATCGCGATGCGGTTCCAGCCGTTGATGATGTTTATCATCAGCGTCAGCTTCACCTGCTCCTCCTCGGTGAACTCCCAGTTCAGCGCTTCCTTCGCGGCTTCATGGGTGTGGCCCTGGGCGATTTGGGTCAGCGCCTCGGTCCAGGCCAGCGCGGCGCGTTCCCGGTCAGTGTAGCAGGGGGCTTCGCGCCAGGCGCTGAGCAGGTAGATGCGCTGTTCCGTCTCCCCTTTCTCGCGCGCTTCATAGCTGTGCATGTTGATGCAGTTGGCGCAGCCGTTGATCTGCGACGCGCGGATTTTCACCAGTTCGATCAGGCTGGGTTCCAGGCTGTCGGCGATGGCGGTGGAGAGGGCGGTCCAGCTTTTCATCAGATGCGGCGCGACGGCATAGGGGTTGATTGTATCGGTCATGATGCAGCTCCTTGGGTGGTTATCACTGTCATGACGAGATGGCTTTCCCAGATGTGACATGAAGGCGCGGAAATTTTCCAGCGCGGGTGATTTTCCCTGCCGGAGTCGAAGTTCACACCGTCGTACGCTAGCGGCGAGAGGCAACCATAAATCCTCCCCTGTAAGGGGAGGGGGACCGCTCGCGAAGCGAGTGGTGGAGGGGTGTCCCGCTATCGTGAGGGCGACACCCCTCCGTCAGTCGCTACGCGCCTGCCACCTCCCCTGCCAGGGGAGGATGAGTGTTGCGGACATAGTTCCCGTCATGCTGACGAAAGTCAGCATCCAGGGTTGTGCCTAGCCGCCCGGGATTTCGGCGTGCGCGGGGTCTCACTCAAATCATCATTCTCATCCGCCTGTGCATCCCCTAAGCGCGGCATATGAATCCCGATTATCTCTATTTCGCCTGCGCCGTCGTCG
This genomic stretch from Sphingobium sp. BYY-5 harbors:
- a CDS encoding carboxymuconolactone decarboxylase family protein, with the protein product MTDTINPYAVAPHLMKSWTALSTAIADSLEPSLIELVKIRASQINGCANCINMHSYEAREKGETEQRIYLLSAWREAPCYTDRERAALAWTEALTQIAQGHTHEAAKEALNWEFTEEEQVKLTLMINIINGWNRIAIGFNLWYDMPMKAAA